CATTCCACAAGACAGTTGACAGACAAGACTGACACACAAGAAATATGCATAGCCAAAACTGATCATAGATTCAAGTACAGATATATGAAAGAACTTGCCTCATAAACGGTGAAGGCAACTTCAACCGGTCCATTCTTATAGACTTCTGCCATGATACTGTGTGGATCAGAATGGATCCTATATGCGCTTACACTGTAACGCTTTGACTGCTTCCACATCTGGTTCCCATCTACACACTGTCTAACGCACTTTGGTGTAGGATATGCGGGCTCACAACCAGGGTGGGAACAGCCAGTTTGATCAAAGTATGGGTCACACTGCCAGATTAATAATCATAAGGACATCATGCTGGAACAGAAAAGTAAAAGAGAACATTGAATTTTATAGAAGCAATTTCAGTGGTAATGAATATGAGAGAAGCAGGACCTTTTTGATTTAATATATAACAGGGTAGATGCTAAAACAAAGTTGAAGGAAAGACATTATTCTTTTActgttttttcctttttcataTTTATTCATTTCCACTCAATTTAGATGTAAGATAAAGTCATCCTGATAATATCAGACATTTGAGACTaatcaaagaaaatcaaacacaTCAGACTCTAGTAATCTCATAACAACTTGTTACCTCTTCAGTGACAACACCGTGGTGGACAAAGTAACGCCACGCATAAATTGGAATTCCACCATCACAGCCATTTCCACACATGAAACCACAGCACGCTAAGAGATCATTAACAGACAGAGATGTGTTCTGAAATCAAACAGAGGTTTAAAGTTAAAACAAAATAAGTgataaacaaatatatatctgATGAATAATGAACAAGAGAAACAGTGAAGTTTCTGTCATGATTTTTCAGTTACCTTGCCAAATTGGATGCAGAAGCGATCTGAAAGTGCTTCAACAGCAGCAAAAGCCCAACAAGAGCCACAGTGACCCTACATATTCAAAACAACACTtgccttttatttttcaatacatATGTGTGACAACTGACAAGATTCAAGGGGCATGCATACAAAAATTATTACCTGATCTTCATTGAGGAAATTGATCCAGCAGTTGACATACAAATGGCAATGGCATATAATTAGAaccttatatttttaatcGACAGAAACCTTGATTTTAAACATGTAATTGAAAAGAAGTTGCCAACCTAGAATTCTTCCAATGGTGCTGCACTGAGACCAAGCCTCTCTTGCATCAAAAGTACTCGGCAACTTCAAAGATTTTGGATGACTTACAATGGGAACACCTAGCAACTCCTTTTTAGGTACTTGTTTGACTCCCAGAAGGTGCATAAACTCACCAACCTGTGCAATGAAAAGGAAATCTTGAGAGTTTGGAAAAATGTAGATACCAATATATGAATCTGTGAGACTGCAGCGGCCAAAAAACgtacaattttctttttaaagtCACAGATGAGATGTCACCAGTAAAAGACTTACAGAGTAATTAGAGAAGCGAGGACTCATAGCAGCTTGCCATCCTGCCTCAGGGTTTTCATTTATCTCCTTAATCATTGACTCCTGCAGGGCAACAGTGACTGTCAAAACGACAATAACAAAGGTTTTCGCAAATTACAGTAGGAATCTCTTCACAATTTATATTGCCTGAACAAGAAGCTGCCAATATCTGAGCAAGCAAGAGGGAGGCATATACCTGAAGAACAGGAGACTGCAGCTTACCCTGGGAAAGCGGTTTTGCCGCAACAAACTGTCCACAGTAAAAACCATAAGGCTGTTAATAATAACTTTTATGACAAGTAAAGTAGCATAAAGAAAACAAGTCAATGAAGTCATATAAACACCCAATAAACTCACATAACCACCAGCACAATACACTTAATTTCTTGATGGCACCACAAAGAAAGCCGTATAAACACGAAAATTAAGAGCTTAAATTTCCTCTGATGAGTAATGATTTCAACTCCAATAAAACACAACAACACGTGATTTCATAACTCATCCCGATACAGATTCAAATTCCAGGTACACGCGACGCGGTATTAAATTAGTAAATAGAGTTTGCAGAACTAAATAAGAGCCTCAGATTCTATAATTAATTTCtgagaaaaaaacaaacaaacagtcATATCAATTTTGCTGGAGGAAACAAAACAGCTTCAATTAGCTTACTACACGATGAAATCATTACTTAACAGTTGAAAATAGTTACAGAGATTCATGAGAGTCTCCAACAGTTAATTGCGATATGATTGATTTGAAGGAAGGAGGTTTGGCAAAATAGAAATCAATTGAGCTAGATCGGAGGACTGGATTCGATTCGAACCTGAGCAGCGGCCCCTAAGAGCAAGAGCAGAGCCAGAAAAGAGAGCTTCGGCGTCATCGTCGTCATCGTTTTTTGCTCCAGGTTTTTTGGTCTATGAAGTAAGCTCAAGGCTTCCAGGTCTCTATTTATGACtttaagaagaataagaaggcTGTGCTGCTTGTTGGggatattttaattaaaaagtaaaattatTATTGGTAGTCGGAAAAACAAGATAACGATAGTGCCAGAAAACGGAGAAGAATTATTGGCGGGATTTAGCTAACAGACATTTTTCTCTGCAATGCACGCAACAAACGACGTCGTATTCCGAGTGTCCGAAAATCTAGACTCTGGTCGCAGATTGATGCGTGTGCCTGTGGCGGTTGGTCAACTTTTACTCTCTTAGTAAATTTGTTTCGACGGACGGTAAAACTGTTTTCAACCAGAGCACCATCAGAGCTGCATCATACTAAGGTAGTATAGCTTCCAGTTCCGATAGCCGGTGATCGGAATGGCGAAGACTTTCGTTCATTGAAGAACATTTGATGAGGGGCATCAGAAAACCTAGTGATGAATGTCATTACCAGTAGAAGAAaagggaaaagaaaaacagagcCTTTCGACGAAGGTGAGAATAATATCATAGTACCATGTCATAATTGATAATATACTCAACAATGCTCAGCAACCACAATCCATAGTACGCTTTTAATGGTCACTCAATTAGCCTAATGCCTTTGTAAAAATGTCGAGTCATCATATCATCATCCACCGAAAGTTTTCATAAACTGGCCTGAAGTTTTTCCTTGTTCCAAGTTGCTAATTCCCTTCGCCCTAAAACGCAAGTTTGATTACATCTCACCCCTCAGGGTTGCAGCTGCTTCTGGCTGAACCTTGGAGTACTTATCCATGAGCTGGGTTAGTTTGTCATTGAATTCTTTCTCCAGAGCTACCTCCTCCTCCCAGTGCCTCCGCTTCATTGCTGCCTGGTTCTCTCCATGAACTTTTATCAGCATTTCTCTCTCTGCCACAAAATCCTCCATCTCCTTATCTTGGACCTTGATGAAGTTCGCAATTTCATCCGACCTACAACCACAAGGAGCATCAATCAAGTTAAATCAGAAGCACATGGTGACTTTTCAGTTTATTATAACCAGCATCACAACTCTGCATGTGTGAACAGTGTCCAACCATATtctttgaagaagaagaaaaaaagatctAAATTACCCGTCAAGTGCAGGCTGGCCATGTGACTGCTTCACCTTCTCACGCTGCTCCTGCTGCAGCCTCTCAAAACCTTCTTCCTTAGCATCCCTTGACTCATGAATGATTCTGATTTGCTCTTTGAAAAACTCTTCTTGCGCACGCATCTGCTCACAAAAGTAAATACTTAAAGTAAAAGCAGAAAATATGTAGAAACTACTAGAGCATCTTCCACAGAAAAGGATAAATGTATCAAACATCTCAATGAAACACTtgaagatgaaattgataCGAAAACCACACTAGCAATCTGTTGTCAACGCACAGTGTAAAATTGTATGCCTATTTCTAGCAAATAATTTGGTCAAACCATTTCAAACAATACAAAATAATGGTTGACATAATTTCAAAGCCCTACCACGATCATCACAAGTCATAAACCACTTATATAGTCTTCTGTTAACTGTTACTTAAACCACGTCAGAAGTTTTAATCCTATTCTTAGGGTGTATGATCAAATGTCACCGTAGAGAGTATTACCTCTTCCTGAGTTTCTTCTTGTTGGGTTTGGGTCTTCTGTATTACAATACGATTATCCTTGGCTGTTTTGCGGAGCTTCTCACTGACAATTCCAAGAGACTCTTCAAGAGCTTTTGCATGCCTCTGTTCTTTAACAACCCTATTCTTCAACCAGATAAGCTGTTGATTGTCCTCGCTCATTTGCCTAAGATCATTCACAACCTTCTCTTGATATGACCTCATCTCAAACTTCAGCTTGGATTTACCTAATGTAACAAAAAATATCAACCACACACCTTTCATAGGAAGCTATGTATCGGGAATGGCCataaatgaagagaataaaaaaaattaaaatgtccAACATTCACATACAGTATACCCAAcatacagagagagagagagagagtgataGAGAGACCTTGGGAATGTTGGTTAAATATTTCCATGTCATCTTTCATTGCCATGTACCCATACAGCTGGCGCTGCCCTCCGGAGTGAAATAAGGCACGACTAGCACGATGCCAAGCATCCCTGTCTGTCCTTTGCTCTATAAAATGCCGATGCAGACGCTCTGCCTCAAAATAACCTCTTGCAGATGCCTCAAATATTAGGAGGCTCATACCACGGTGCCCATGTGGTCCATAAGAGTGTCTAGCCCTCACAGCAGAATATGAGCTGAAGTAGTCGAGCAGCTCTTGATTACCCATGCCAATCCACTGAAATTCAGAACAGGGGAAAATTAATaccaaaagaacaaaaaaattaatgaaCACGCAGCAATCATTACAGCAATGTGCACATGTATTTGGAACaatcagaaaatataaaatggACTTTTGTATGCTCTAACTATGAAGCAAGAAAAACTCAATCTACCTTATCATTATCATCCTGTTCTAGTTTGGTATTCATGATAACAACCATTGGTGGCCAAACAATTTCATGATCCTTCTCCTCAACAGTTAGACCTTTCCATTTTCCAAATGATTCACCAGCAGGTACAACTGTAGTTCCCCTCCTCCGCAACTCCTCATCCAAAAGTTCAGCAAGCTCTCTGTGCAGCCTCGCCCTTATTGAACCTTTGGTCTTAGCATGAGTCATGAGGGGCTGGAGGCCCCGGTACCAGTCAATGGCACCAGGACCATTTTGGCAAGCTGGACAGTGCCACTGCCTCCCAGGTTCATTGATCTCTTCAATCGTTAAGCTATCCAGTACCTCGAAAAATTTCTTGAGCAACCTATTCTTCTTTCTAGTTTCATGGCTCTTCACACTTGCATCTGAGTCAAATTCATCAGAGAAATCATCATCAGAATCAGCATCAGCATCCGATAATTCATCCGCATCATCATCCACAGGAGCCGCATCGTTGTCCTCCTTGGGTTGAGTCAAACCAGCCCTAGACTGCCAGTTCCATCCATGGTTGAGAGGGGGAGGAATTGCATGCTGCGGGGTCACAGAGCTATTATCATAATTCCTAGCAGCAGACTGTTGCCTGCCATTTCCTCTCCCAGCTGGTTTTCTATATTCAGCAGCTTGTGCCCAGGAGGACTTCCCAGCAGCCCGTCCTGATCCACCACCAATGCTCCTCTGCATATTATTTGGCTTCTGAGCATCTTGTTGTCCCCAAGATTTAGAAGCAGAACTTGGAGAACCCCATGCCTTTGCAGTTGTACTTCCAGCCCTGTTCTTCGACTTCCTACCAATTACCTCCTCCCAGTTTCCATCATCTTCAGTTGAGCCCAGGTTAATTTCTCCCACATCCTGACTCAACTGCTCAACCCCAGGGCTATTGACTTGAGAGACATGCTTTCCTTTGGGATTTCCACCACCTCGACTTGAACTCATCCTACACCAGACAGAAACCATTTTTCCCAATCATCACTTCACATTCAAGTCATGATAACAACATTTAAACtaaaaaatgtaaattatatTACAGGATCACGGCAAAGCAAGtgtcgaaaaaaaaataaaaaattataacaaGGCTATCTTCTTCGGCCAACTATAAATAACAATTAATAGCAGAAACATATTTCAAAACTCAAATCACTGCTATGAATCCCCATGATATTTAAACTTGTAAGCCCTAATTTCGCTAAAAATAACACATACACTAAACCCTAACAAATTTCCAAAGCTTGTAAGAATAcgaaagaaataaaattctGGAGTGAGAATGTTGAGTATAAACAAATTTCACAACGATTAAAAACGACTacatcaaaatcacatatagATTCGGAAACAAAGGCCGCAATTAAGAACACCGAGAATAGAGAAATGCATGCGTGGGAGAGGAATTGAGGGGAGAGAACCTCGATACCTGAGAGTGAGTGAAGATGATCGTCGTCAGAAAACGACTGGTGAGAGCCGGAACGCGATGAGCCGACGGAGAGTGAGAAGCACGCGCccctagagagagagagagactgagagactgagaggaaagaaggaagaagaacgACTTCACGAGACCCAACCCTTTATTATTGGGGCAGTCATGTCGGATTCCAAATACTTATTGAATCTGACTTAATTTCCCAAATATGGCATTTCTTCTACtcaaggttcaaaatatcggtatcgggagatatatcgttttttttaaaaagtgagatatcggatatatcggagatatatcggggatattggaaaaaaaaatatcgttattcttccgaaattatttatttatttattattgaattacatacaaacaaatacaattattaattttatttagtaCTAGAAAGAAGCTCTAAATGCTTAAAAAGATGCACGTtagtcaacaaaactacaatatttTGCCCAAGACATGCGAGCCATATAGTAcgaattgtaatggttaatatgatagtcatatatctcttttgagcTACTAATAGTTTCTCCGAGAATGTGATAGTAAGGATGAACCAAACtcgataattgatcataaacgtctccaaattgaccataattgtaaataggatgatcagattgatagttgacttcGTTTGACATCTCACTGTGCTAGGTGCCttatagaatcaaaacttaaggcaactgaactaacatcagatgaaatattttgatcatcaataGCTCCTCTTGTCTTCCTCCTGCACCTATTTTTCTGTTGCGCACCATGACCGCCTGCTCTAGGTCCATGATTCTCATCTTgggtagcatgatcaaaattactttcacaagtaaactgctcaaattATCCACTTACATAAAATTGTTCATATTCAAACCTTGgatctccaccaccttgtcgacttccaccactaccatcaccattaccaccaccaccaccaccatcatcatcactatctGAACTATCTGGAGTTGCTACACCGCCCCACACACTAGCATTATCAAAATCATCTCCCGGGTCTCCAACTTCATTAGATAATACCTTTTTtacatcaattccaaaatcagttgCCTTTTCTACGACATGTGAAGGAGGGttgtcattttcatcatcgaggtgtgcatgcataatccaatcatGAAGAGGATCAATGTCATTTTCTGAAGTGGTTCATAGCAACATGAAGTAGATCGATatagttattttcattgatcacattatCCTTTGCTCGTTTATCACGTAGTCGTAACTTCGTGTTATAGTAGTAGTatacgagtttttccaacTTCTTATATGTATGACGGTTCCTTttctttgtatgaataagagaAAAAGTACTCCATTTTTTTTCACAAGCAGAAGAGGAAGCCGTTTGTGCTAAAATACGCATGTCAAATTTCAGTATTATCATCCTTCCATGATGGGTTCGCATGTTGCTAGCAATCTATAAAGGTATGAGAGAACTTTTAAGAGACAAAGACTACAATGTGActcatgttttcttacttTCCCCAATAGTGCTCAAGGCGAACACTCCTTATCTAGATATCCTTTGAGAGGACGTCAAGGAGATAAAGATTACTACTCTTTCTATATTTCTCGAGGAGAACATTTGTTACTAAAATTTTGGATATTCTTTTATGATCGTCATGAGAGTGTGAGACTATGTTGTGAccctttattttggattctcTCAAGGTCAATGAGAGCATTGGTCACTGATATGGCTTGACTTTTAATagttaagacttgaactttcactCATCTTCTCGACATCttttatgaaaaattgaaaattagcCGATTAAAGgactactcttctagtcttattttttatatccctcgaggctcgaggtgattaattaataaaaaaatccagGTCAAGTTGAGTCTGAGACATCCTCAAATtgagttaaatttttttaagtgaaaattttcaaatatttctctaaaatatcaaAGATATATCGTAAAAATCGGAGAAATATTAGAGATATTTAatgttatcggagaaatatcgcagatacggaaaaaaataagatatttacctaagatatatcgtttttttttaaagagagATATCAGAGGATATATCGGAAATATCGGGGAACATGTGTAACTTCCAAGTGTCATGAAAGACCTTTGTAAGGGCAAAGCAACACCAGAAATGAAATAAGCATGTAGCTTTAAACATAACTAGAATGAACGCACACCAAATGGGTGTAGggttaatttattttacaaaatggTGGTAATTATGTTTTTTCACGTAGGTAGTTATTGGAGATATAGATGGGTAGTTATTGAACATATGAGTGGTAgttatttgaaaattaattttttttcttttctatcatatattgttttgtaatttgacaattttatccctattaattttcttagtgttgatttttttttaatatttcaaGGTAAAATTATACTTTCTTTTTTGCTAGCAAGCCCAGTTTGGATTATAAAAGTAAATAGATAAAGAGTTtttccttttaaaaaaaacgtgATGAGTAAATCAGTAATATGTACATGACCATGCCGGTTAAAGATTAACACAAATGTTTTGAATGATCATTTGATTGATGTTGTTCATTCTAACATCCCGCAGCTAGAATTATACATGTTGACGACCCACAAACAGGGACTACATACTAGAAATACGCTCCACTTATCCAGTCTACACTACCGGGGAATCAAATTTGTACGTGACCAGCTACCATACCCAAAAACAATGTAACATTTGTATCAGAAACTTACGTTCTCTCCCCTACTCTTTCTCAATCTCGTTCAAGTTTAGTATACACCCGAAGGATTATATTCTCAACGCAGGGGGGCATTTGGTATAACTTTACCTCAAACTGGCTTTCTTTACATTGTCCCATTTTTATGGTTATCATTGAATTTcgatgaaaaataataatttagtgtTGATCTCATAGACCCACTAAACAGAGGCAAAACATCTCACATGATATATTACAACACATAATGTATTCCTACTGTAACAAATACTGAAAATAGCGCACAAGGCTCACAGGAAATTCACAAGGCATGCGCCAAAACGCCGAGATATTTAATGCACACCCCTAGACAAGAAGCAAAACAGAAATCATACGCGCAAGGGGAGGAGATCATTGTCCTATTCATTAAAAAATAAGTCccctctttttccttttctttctctcaccAGCCTGCAGGAACCAAAAACGGGTGAAATCTAATGCAAGGAAGATgatgaaacaaaaatatatctaGCATTCAATTGAATTACATATTCTACGAGGatataatttttcatgaaTGAAAGAGCACAATAGGTCACAACAACAACATTATGACAaaaacatgcaaaactctctctTCCCTTCATTTTCCCAGctgaaaacagaaaaaaaagttGCAAACTCTCATTATTATATCTTAATAAAGTGAAAAACTAAACACTGTTacaatcaaaaccagaaccaCAAGGGCAGAAACATATGTTGGGGAAAAAGCTACTTTGTAATACACTTTTCTAGCCTCACACTGGATTCCTCAACTAAACATGTCAATACATGGCTATGCGTCATTCTAAAATGTCTAATTCAGAGGCCAAACATTAAGcaagagaaaaaataaaataaaagagagtTCCATGCCATTTAAACAATAAGAGATGGTTGAGgattgaatttttttacctTTAGGATAAACATTCTCAATGTGAGCACAACTGTATCCCTAGAACTGCAACAAGGAGAGGAACATATAAGTACAGCATTTTATATCAAGAGGGAGAAAAAGAGCAATAACGCAGCAAAACATTTGATCAGGATAAATACAAAAAACATAGAATAACTACGAGCAACTCATTTAAAGTCCCAAGAAATCCATATTTTGTTAAACAATCTCATTCATTCAAAGAAAGATAATATATTAGAACCAAGCATTTACAAACACATTGCAAATGTAACAAGTTTATAATTCTATTCAAGTATTAGATAAACAACTCTCTACTTTCTGCAAGCTATGACAATGCATTAAAGAAAATCAGGATGGCAATATCTACTTTATAAGGCATCCAGGTTTACCACTGAAATCTGGCGTTAAACTTTAAAATTCTTTCCACGGGAATATGCTAAGACCGGTTTCtttttctcaatttcttttttattattttttcacaACAAAATATAAAGTAAATTCAATTGGCAGTAATCCCCCAATTGAGTAAAATAAATCTCTTTTTAACTAAAGGAAGGTTGTAGAACATTGGAAAATGAAACTACACGCAGGACTAAGGAGCTAATGAAACACTGGTTAAACCTAAGACGTAAGTTGGACACTTGACTTGAGAGTTAAGACTAATCAAAGTTCTGGGTAGATCCATGATTAtacaattttacatttacagaAAAACAAACAGCGGAAAGCTGCTGTTTCCCCAAACCCCTCAGGCTTCGAAACCTTGGTTGCTTACCAGCTATAATCTGCCGGGTCATTGTCAGTTTTTAAGAGATGCTG
This genomic interval from Argentina anserina chromosome 1, drPotAnse1.1, whole genome shotgun sequence contains the following:
- the LOC126783371 gene encoding cathepsin B-like protease 2; translated protein: MTTMTPKLSFLALLLLLGAAAQFVAAKPLSQGKLQSPVLQESMIKEINENPEAGWQAAMSPRFSNYSVGEFMHLLGVKQVPKKELLGVPIVSHPKSLKLPSTFDAREAWSQCSTIGRILDQGHCGSCWAFAAVEALSDRFCIQFGKNTSLSVNDLLACCGFMCGNGCDGGIPIYAWRYFVHHGVVTEECDPYFDQTGCSHPGCEPAYPTPKCVRQCVDGNQMWKQSKRYSVSAYRIHSDPHSIMAEVYKNGPVEVAFTVYEDFAYYKSGVYKHIKGDVLGGHAVKLIGWGTSRAGEDYWLLANQWNRSWGDDGYFMIKRGTNECGIEEDVVAGLPSSKFFIRETSSMGAFEDVASV
- the LOC126783021 gene encoding protein SUPPRESSOR OF GENE SILENCING 3, giving the protein MSSSRGGGNPKGKHVSQVNSPGVEQLSQDVGEINLGSTEDDGNWEEVIGRKSKNRAGSTTAKAWGSPSSASKSWGQQDAQKPNNMQRSIGGGSGRAAGKSSWAQAAEYRKPAGRGNGRQQSAARNYDNSSVTPQHAIPPPLNHGWNWQSRAGLTQPKEDNDAAPVDDDADELSDADADSDDDFSDEFDSDASVKSHETRKKNRLLKKFFEVLDSLTIEEINEPGRQWHCPACQNGPGAIDWYRGLQPLMTHAKTKGSIRARLHRELAELLDEELRRRGTTVVPAGESFGKWKGLTVEEKDHEIVWPPMVVIMNTKLEQDDNDKWIGMGNQELLDYFSSYSAVRARHSYGPHGHRGMSLLIFEASARGYFEAERLHRHFIEQRTDRDAWHRASRALFHSGGQRQLYGYMAMKDDMEIFNQHSQGKSKLKFEMRSYQEKVVNDLRQMSEDNQQLIWLKNRVVKEQRHAKALEESLGIVSEKLRKTAKDNRIVIQKTQTQQEETQEEMRAQEEFFKEQIRIIHESRDAKEEGFERLQQEQREKVKQSHGQPALDGSDEIANFIKVQDKEMEDFVAEREMLIKVHGENQAAMKRRHWEEEVALEKEFNDKLTQLMDKYSKVQPEAAATLRGEM